The following proteins are encoded in a genomic region of Pectinophora gossypiella chromosome 6, ilPecGoss1.1, whole genome shotgun sequence:
- the LOC126367609 gene encoding NIF3-like protein 1 isoform X2, protein MLIKVGQQLITRSSLLRFCSSSANIKMSTGEGVGVPLAKVLSVLENFAPKPLSESWDNTGLLVEPYSPRNISKVLLTNDLTEDVAVEAHDQGCQMIISYHPPIFAPLKSVVQSSWKERIVSFLLEKRIAMYSPHTRWDSVQGGVNDWLASAFPVADSSPILPGADPTVGGGRLLKLKTSVSLIEAVAKVKELTGLSHVRFAIARGKSMSDLVNNVALCAGSGGSVLKGVSADLYLTGEMLHHDVLDAAQNGRSVILTNHSDSERGFLRGFSSRLQGMLDDQVQVLVSAYDKDPLVTV, encoded by the exons ATGCTTATTAAAGTGGGGCAACAGTTAATAACTAGGTCTAGTTTATTGAGGTTCTGTTCATCTTCTGCAAACATAAAGATGTCAACTGGGGAAGGAGTTGGTGTGCCATTGGCTAAAGTTTTGTCAGTTTTGGAAAATTTTGCTCCAAAACCACTCTCCGAGAGTTGGGACAATACTGGGCTTTTGGTGGAGCCTTACTCACCCAG AAATATATCCAAAGTGCTTTTAACCAATGACCTGACGGAAGATGTAGCTGTGGAAGCCCATGATCAAGGGTGCCAGATGATCATTTCGTACCATCCTCCAATATTCGCGCCATTGAAGTCCGTCGTTCAAAG TTCTTGGAAAGAGCGCATTGTATCATTCCTTCTGGAGAAGCGTATAGCGATGTACTCGCCGCACACGAGGTGGGACAGTGTGCAGGGCGGCGTGAATGACTGGCTGGCGAGCGCGTTCCCCGTCGCAGATTCCAGTCCCATCTTGCCTGGAGCCGACCCTACAGTTGGCGGTGGCCG ACTTCTGAAGCTGAAAACAAGTGTATCATTGATCGAAGCTGTTGCAAAAGTAAAAGAGTTGACGGGTTTGTCGCATGTGCGCTTTGCTATTGCGAGGGGCAAATCTATGAGTGATCTCGTGAATAATGTCGCTTTGTGTGCTGGCTCTGGAGGGTCGGTACTGAAAGGCGTGTCAGCTGACCTCTATCTAACAG GTGAAATGCTTCACCACGACGTGCTTGACGCAGCACAGAATGGAAGATCAGTAATTCTAACAAACCACTCCGATTCTGAAAGAGGCTTCCTTCGCGGATTCTCATCCCGTCTCCAAGGCATGCTGGATGACCAAGTTCAAGTCCTTGTTAGTGCTTATGATAAGGATCCTTTGGTAACAGtgtaa
- the LOC126367609 gene encoding probable cytosolic iron-sulfur protein assembly protein Ciao1 isoform X1, producing MANIELLQSLTGHKGIVWNVSWHPLGNVFASCGEDKTIKLWNKEGQEWVIKTVLVDGHQRTIREVAWSPCGNFLASASFDATTAIWDKKSGQFECNATLEGHENEVKSVAWSPSGHLLATCGRDKSVWVWEVAGDDEYECAAVLNAHHQDVKKVIWHPELDILASASYDNTVKLYKEDPADNDWTCVATLQSHESTVWSIAFDKTGERLASCSDDRTVKIWKEYKPNNEEGVAVVEKESTWKCICTLSGFHTRCVYDIAWCHKTGLLATACGDDIIRIFKKTEDSDPNAPNFELLCKKQNAHSQDVNTVKWNPTGNGELLSCSDDGEIRIWKYSD from the exons ATGGCAAATATAGAACTACTACAGAGCTTGACTGGTCATAAGGGAATCGTGTGGAATGTTTCATGGCACCCATTGGGAAACGTATTTGCTTCATGTGGTGAAGACAAGACTATTAAATTATGGAACAAAGAGGGCCAAGAATGGGTTATAAAGACAGTACTGGTGGACGGTCATCAGCGCACTATCAGAGAGGTGGCGTGGTCGCCCTGTGGAAACTTCCTTGCTTCAGCCAGCTTTGATGCTACCACAGCTATTTGGGATAAGAAAAGTG GTCAGTTTGAATGCAATGCAACACTAGAAGGACATGAGAATGAAGTCAAAAGCGTGGCATGGTCACCCTCTGGACACCTCCTGGCTACATGTGGCCGTGACAAGTCCGTGTGGGTGTGGGAGGTGGCTGGAGATGATGAATATGAATGTGCAGCTGTACTGAATGCTCACCACCAGGATGTGAAGAAA GTTATATGGCACCCTGAGTTAGACATCCTGGCTTCTGCATCTTACGACAACACTGTCAAGTTGTATAAAGAAGATCCAGCTGACAACGATTGGACTTGTGTTGCTACCCTACAGTCACATGAATCTACTGTCTGGAGTATAGCATTTGACAAGACAGGAGAGAGGCTTGCCTCATGCAGTGATGATAGAACAGTGAAAATATGGAAAGAGTATAAACCAAACAATGAAGAAGGTGTGGCTGTAGTAGAAAAAGAATCAACTTGGAAGTGTATTTGCACATTGTCAGGTTTTCACACAAGATGTGTGTATGATATAGCCTGGTGTCATAAGACAGGCCTTCTGGCTACGGCTTGTGGTGATGATATAATTagaatttttaaaaaaacagaaGATTCAGATCCAAATGCTCCTAATTTTGAGCTCTTATGTAAGAAGCAGAATGCCCATTCGCAAGATGTAAATACTGTGAAGTGGAATCCCACTGGAAATGGAGAGTTGCTTTCTTGTAGTGATGATGGTGAAATAAGAATATGGAAGTATTCAGACTAG